The Pectobacterium wasabiae CFBP 3304 DNA segment GAAAATAAGCGTCCTGATGGCAAAAACGATCTGGATATTGTCGTATTGAGCCATGTTGACGCAGACCATAGGAGAGGGATAAATGAGCTGCTCAAAAACCTTAGTATTTCTATTGGAGAAGTATGGTTACCTTGTCTGCCTACCTTTCGGCGATTAAAGTGGCTTTTTGCACCGCATGTACAAAGTGCAGTGACATTAGCTGAAGAGATTGAAGAGCTGGCCATCTCACGCGATATACGTGTTATCTATCCTCTCCAAGATCATATTCACCGTACAGAAACCGGTTCCGTAAGTGTCATATCTCCCGCGAGAAAGCTGATGAAAAAACTCTATAGCGCTCCTCTATCAGAGCTTCAGCCACTACTCACCCACACAACTTTGCCTCTGGAATGGTTAATCCGCTCCCAAATACAGCCCGATGATGAAAATACTATTCAACAAGATGTAAAGCTTTTCGACAGCCAAAATGCACTATTGCCCGATCAGTTACAGTTTAATGGCCATGAGGTTAAGAGCGATCAAGCCGCACTCAGCGTATTGAACAAATATAAAAAATCAATGGATGAACCCGATTTTTTCGGTCAGCATCTTGTAAATAATACTTCTCTTGTTCTGGTGATAGATATATTGCTTGAAGAGCACCATCGTCGACGTATCGTTCTTACTGGTGATCAAGAGAATTGGGTGTGGATCGCTTCAGAACATCCGATGGGGTTGGCAGCAGACGTTATGAAGGCTCCGCACCACGGAGGACGGGTATACCTGTCAGACAAAAGTGACGAAATAAGCGATGTAGAGCAATTTTGGCTATGGACTCGTCCACGTATTGTCACAGTCAGCGCCAATGGCAAGCACTCGCTACCGCACTGCCGTTTTCGCGAATCGGTGCGTATGATTGGTGCCACACTAGTTTGCCCCAACAAGCGCAATAAAGAATTGTTTTTTTCAGACACACAGCCTGAGGGGAAAACCTCTTGCGCACAGCATTTTGATTGCAACACCACAGATCAGCATCCTGTTCAGCGGATTAGTCTTTCAGCGCGCTGTGAATCACTGAACGCTGCAGCCTGCCTGAGCGGCAACGGACACCGTAGCCCGGCGCCGATCGTGGTGATGCAGCAAAAACTAATAGAACCAGATGAATCCTTCATTCGATGGACGCAAACTGAAGTAAGAAAGCATGCGCAGTGGTTGAACAAACAGCTTATCCGAAGAAGAACCGAGCAATTGGAAAAGCTTTCACTTACTGAACGTGCAAATAGTTGTTTCGAAAAGTATAGTCTTGATGAGATTATAGGAATATTTAACGGTCATGAACGTTTTGAACTTATTAATGATCCTGGTCCTGTAGTGCTTTATGCGCAATCACATGGGCTGCTATGGGCAGAAACACCTTACCGACAGATCGATAAAAGCGTAAAAATTGTTGCACCATTAACAGGCAAAGAGTACCAAGCGGCGCTAAAGCGCATCACGAAATTTGAGCATCTAATTTTTACTTCCGATGAAAAAATTGATGATCGAACTTTGCATTTGCGCGATAAATACGATTTTTTGAAGAGTGTTAATACTGAAGCATTACTCACATTGTCTGCACGTTGGGCAGGCATCCCCGACGGGGATTTTGCAAAGTATCTTGAATCACAATTATTTCATGATTTAATCAGTCAGTATGATTTCAGAGCAGTGAAATGGAACTATGGCCGTTATAATGAACCTCATTTAATTTTGCACCTTTATAAAAAGGATAGCTTCCCATTACCAAACTTCCTGCCAAGTGAATGGGGGATTAAATGGTTTTCCACAAACCATTATAAAAACGAAATAATCATTCTTGACCCAGCTAAGATGGTTCGTCTTTTTGATGATACATCCCAGTCAGTAATCCCACCAATAAGCTTCGGGTATGATAAAAATTCCTTTTGTTTACGCACGAATAACTTAATGGATTTCTATCAGAAAACAGAAACAATAAAAGAAGATGGAGAGATCTATGAACAACTCAATTTTATGTCTGATGAGAAGCACCTTGCGTGGTTTGAACTCTAGGTTATGTTAATATGAACATGAACATCTGTGATGCAGATAGTTTAAAACTATCTGCATCAATGCAATTTGGTGACGAAATGGAACATTTACAATAACAGTCAGACTGTAAATATCCCTGCTTTAGTTCCACATACTTTTTGAGATTTCCATTTTTTTGACCTCTCCCCAATATCTGTACCAGGCTAAATCAGAGATCCGGACCTTTTTGATGACTTCGGACAAATTCCGACGGAGTCAGGTTATTTAACGATGAGTGCGGGCGAAAATGATTATATTCCTGCCGCCAGTGTTCAATTTTCTCCTGAGCATCTTCCAAAGACAGGAACCAGTGCACATTCAGACATTCATCCCGCAGACTACCATTAAATGACTCGATAAAGGCATTATCCGTAGGCTTTCCGGGGTGGGAGAAGTCCATTGTCACTCAGTTTTCATAGGCCCAACGGTCCATCGATTTCGAGATGAACTCGCTGCCGTTGTCTGTCTGCAGCCTTTGCGGGATCCGCCCTGATGACTGCTTAAGACGCTCCATAACCGCCACCACATCATCACCTCGTAGTCCCTGACCGACCTCGATCGCCAGACATTCCCGACTAAAATTATCGACTATAGTTAGCGCCCTGATCCTGTAGTCCGTCTGCAAAATAGGAGGGGCTTAAGTTACAGTATCCTAGATTCAACACCAGATGGTACTGAGATGACAATTACTTCTTTCCTGCCCCTGAGATCAGAAAAAAATAAAGTCAAATACCAGTCGTCAGGCTGTCTAAAAGACTGAGCCAGATAGTTATCGACCTGCGGGTTTATCCTACTCCCACGCAAAGATTTCCGGATGGTCTACATCGTCAACTCTTAGATTGAATCTCTGTTTTACAGTTTGCAATGTAATAGGATCGTTGAGAAGGTTATGATCAGTATTTAATTCGAGAGACGATATAAGTAAAGGTGCAAATGCTAGCTCGAATGCTGGCAAGTGGCTCAAATCAAAATCCTCTGGCTTTAGTGCTGACTGTGGGGTTTCAGTTTGACGTGAAATTTTGAGTATTTCCTCAATAACTTCGGGGGTGAACTCTAGTATTTCGGCAGTTTTAATAGTCTGGACCATCCCGCTGACTATACAAAGTAAATACCAATCCTTCATTCCATCAGCGCGCAAACTATTAAAATAGTTAGTAGCTAGTGCGTCAGTTAATAAGTTACGCGCTGTATATTGAATATTTGGAATGGCAGCTTTGTATCTGCTCGAGATTAGCGAGAGTTGTTTATTTCGGTCATAATTTGGCGCGATCCCAGAAAATTCAGGCAGACTGTAAAATGTAGAACCTACGCCAGTGAATTCGAACGGTGCTTTGGAGCTAAGTTTGATCTTGTCAACGAAAGTACCTTTTGGTGTGAATTCGGATAATACTTCTTCATAGGATCGGAAACTGAAACCAATATCCATAAATGTTTTCAACCAAGTGGTAGAATACGACATAAAATCCCGAGTATTTAACAATGAGAACTTGCCAATTATTTGTATCAAAATTTCACTAAATCGATTTATATTAGACTTAGGTTTTGGTTTTTTTACGGAAAGATTAATATTTAGATGCCATTCTTTACCATTAAATTCAATCTCTCCAATACCTCCCGAGTTATTGGACCCGTCCATTGAAAGCGCTAGGTTCACATTTATGGGGATCAAAATAAGATCAGCTTTTTCAATCGAAATTGATAATAGAGCAATTTGGAGCTGTGATATGAAATCCTCAGCAGCCACAGTAGTCTCGTAGCAATTTTTGAATGTGCATCGCCAATTTATTCCTAAGGCAATCCAGCGAACATCACGAGTCTCCGCCAAGTCCCCCCATGGTCGATCGACAAGCATTATACTTACGTCTGAGGTTATAGTCTCTATTAAGCCTTCATTCCAGAAGCCCGGGCCGCTACTAATTGCGAATAAATCGCCAAAAATCTCAGTAGGCCATTCGG contains these protein-coding regions:
- a CDS encoding MBL fold metallo-hydrolase; the encoded protein is MLKNTRSSKKNAQHTLTNADRVDILTFGVGHGDCQLIEFWLRDTLTFRLLYDGGLAMSSALVSHLENKRPDGKNDLDIVVLSHVDADHRRGINELLKNLSISIGEVWLPCLPTFRRLKWLFAPHVQSAVTLAEEIEELAISRDIRVIYPLQDHIHRTETGSVSVISPARKLMKKLYSAPLSELQPLLTHTTLPLEWLIRSQIQPDDENTIQQDVKLFDSQNALLPDQLQFNGHEVKSDQAALSVLNKYKKSMDEPDFFGQHLVNNTSLVLVIDILLEEHHRRRIVLTGDQENWVWIASEHPMGLAADVMKAPHHGGRVYLSDKSDEISDVEQFWLWTRPRIVTVSANGKHSLPHCRFRESVRMIGATLVCPNKRNKELFFSDTQPEGKTSCAQHFDCNTTDQHPVQRISLSARCESLNAAACLSGNGHRSPAPIVVMQQKLIEPDESFIRWTQTEVRKHAQWLNKQLIRRRTEQLEKLSLTERANSCFEKYSLDEIIGIFNGHERFELINDPGPVVLYAQSHGLLWAETPYRQIDKSVKIVAPLTGKEYQAALKRITKFEHLIFTSDEKIDDRTLHLRDKYDFLKSVNTEALLTLSARWAGIPDGDFAKYLESQLFHDLISQYDFRAVKWNYGRYNEPHLILHLYKKDSFPLPNFLPSEWGIKWFSTNHYKNEIIILDPAKMVRLFDDTSQSVIPPISFGYDKNSFCLRTNNLMDFYQKTETIKEDGEIYEQLNFMSDEKHLAWFEL